A stretch of DNA from Falco biarmicus isolate bFalBia1 chromosome 6, bFalBia1.pri, whole genome shotgun sequence:
TTTCTGCTTGCCCAGCAGTCCTTCATTGGGCCCATGTTGGATTTACATTACAGAACCCCCAACACATGAATATAAATTAAATCAGCAAAGCAAGAACAACTTGTaatcaaaacacacacacacacacacacagagcctttATGATGCTTTATGAGGCTGTAAACTCAACATCCTGTAATTGCTTCAGGCAATGTACAAGCAGGACATGCAGGACGCATCCTCAGAGCCTGACAATCCCTCCTACAATCTATCTCAGTTCAGATTAACAGACCCTCCACTCCTCAGCACAGGCCTGCCTCCCACTGTGCTGCACCCACACCATTGCTGCTCCTGGATGTGGGACCACCAGTTATCGTGGCATTTGTCACAGCAGCAACAGTGATGGGcatgagaagaaaaagtcaCTTCCACACCAGAACCTAAAGAAATAGGTGCAATTCATGCTTAGGGCCAACCTATAATTCTCACTTCATAGGCATTAGAAACCAGACTTATGAATCTGAAAATCCCCCAAAAGTAAAAAGAACTCAAATATAAAGCTGGTGTTGATTAGACCTATGCTAAATTAACAGAGCACCTTATCAAATTAAAGGATGTGCCAAAATAGGACACTGGTCTTAGACAGCAAAGTTGAAACCCTACTAGCAGGAATAAATCACTGTAAAACCCAACTTTCAACGTATATGCCTGAGTTAAAATAGTTGTAATTGGATTAACAGCACAGCTTGCTGTCTTGTTCTGAATGACCTCAGTGCAGGACTAAATACTAATTTATAGCTGGAGTGACGGTTTTCTAAGCTGCCCAGCAATGCAACTGTGTTTGTTCTTCCTCAGAGGAACTGGAATTCAGTTCCCAGCACATTTCCCCAGGCTGCTAAACACTGAATCTGTGGGTGGATATGGCAGACTTAGTCTGGGTTAAAATTAACGTGTCTCATCAGTAGGTAGAAGTGGTAACTGCTTTGGAAGTTAATcctaaatgaagaaatattagTATTGACATCAAAACTGCGTGGTGGCAGAAATCTtaaggagaaagcaaaggacAACTGcataaaaatgtcagtttctTGAATGTGCAGCCATTACCTTCTGAAACGGAGAGCTCAGCCAGTTTGTGTGGCAGGTCTGAagtcccagcaccagcaggagagCCCAGAATATCTGGTAAGGCATTCCGGCGGCCTGCCCGTCCTGATGCTGCAAAATCTGTGACCACAGGCTCTACATCAGTCATTGCTGACTCCTTTCCTCATAGCAACATCTGCATATGGAACAAACataggaagaaaacagctgtaGCCCAGATGGATGCTTATCACCTGCTCAACAATACAATAGCCATAAGGGGTCTTTTGTTATTAAAAGCCATGTATTTCAATGCTGAGTGCTCAAGCTTCATATGTACCCCAGAAGAAGATAAAAGAATCTCTCTGCATTTCCTTATGTTGCCATTTGCACATCAGACTAGCACAATGAACTGCTCTGTACCTACAAGAAACCTGTGGCCAGGGTCAGCAACAGCCCTTCCTGCAGGCTACTTGTATGTCTTTTTGTGACCTGATCCCTCTTTTTAAGTGGTTGTGCCATACAGCCACTGGGAAAGGAACCGAAACTATTTTGTCATACTGTCTCTGTGAAGCaaagcatgttttctttattatgaaTCTTGTTTAGATTCTTATTTAGAATCTTGTTTGAACAAACTCCTTtcacagaggagaaaattatattaaaaagacCTCTCAAAATACGAACAAAAACTCTTCATAACATTTCTTTATCCTGCAGATATcaaaccatttattttcctctgctccttGTCAGCTTCAACCTTAGCTTATGTATGTGATTTTTACCTAATAAATAATTGAATCTTGAAAATAACAGAACCAACAGTGTTCTGCTCCCTCAATCCCTGTCTCAAAGCCCATTGAATTGAAcaggaaaactgctgctttggaCAGCTTTGGACCAGGCATTGAGGTGTTTGCAGGACCACATGCCAGGGCACCAGCTTGACTGAGAATACCTGGAGCAGAAGGAGGCGATACTTAGCTGCAAGTAGCACACGGGGATAGTGCATGAAAAAACTGCCATTAGCAGTTGTATTATTAAGAATCACTAAATACTATCATACCAGAATAATACCCAATAATTTCTGATAATTAACAGTATTTTCGGATAATTAGACACAAACTGTTAGTTAAAAACAATATTTACTTGCTCTTTATGAATGCAGTTCTGTGTGCAATGTGGGAACAGGCAGGTTGTCTCTCTGTAAATACAGTCAGTGCTTTGTGCAGGAGAGGTTACAGATGGGGCTGGAGACCAATGTGACGGAAGGCTGTCGGCTTTCAGCTGACAACTGGCTGTATTAGATTAAGAACTGGATAAGGAAAGTCTCAGTCATTTTAGTGTTGCTCATACAAGAAGCAAAGCATCATAGTCCCCCCTTCTAAAATTCTGCTAAGGTTGGAAAATAGCAGTACTCTCATTTCAGGGATAGAAAAACTGAGGCAAATAGAGAGCAAACATGACTTGCTCTGATGTGCAGGAAGGGAGGCGTAGAAATTTGATTACTGATGCTGACCTGGCATTTCGACtgcaaagaacattttccttttctccctcaaAATGCCTTTCAGCTATGTCATTCCAACAAGAATAAATATTCTTAATCTTCATTGTATCTTTGTAATAAATGAATCCTTCTTGGCAAGAAACGAAGGCATGAGTAAAATCTGCAATTCTGAAAGATGACTTGAACATGCAAATAAACCACTTTCTTTAACCAAAGTCAGCAACTGAAAAGTTCTGACCTGGAGATTTAGCAGGAAGTTGCTGTCTTGCATGAAAACAGTCACATGAAGCCCAAATGAACCTTCTCCATAAGtagcaaaaatataaaaactatATATGGAGATTCAAAAATGCAACTTTGAGAAAGTATACACAGTATGGGTAAACATTCTCAGTTACATAGAGCATTATACTATGTATGCATTAAAATGGGTGAGGTCACCACTTGACaagaaatatcaaaataaagaaaatgaatccATATTTACAGACCCAGTCTCACGGCTTTTTGTGGGTGTTCATATTTACTTAACTGTAGGTGTCCTAAATATGTTTCTCCTCATGCTCACCAGAACAAGTATAGAGACTGTAAATtacacttcagaaaatactCAGGATCTCCTTTTGCTTATGTTAAAATTTATTCCCAATGTCAAAATACTAGTGTTGCTGCAGTACCTGCCCATTTCATTTCAGCCATTTAGTTGGTGAGACAATAATACTGTTGTAAGCTGACTGCTGTTCAAATCAGGATCTACAGAATTACATTAACATCAAAACACACCAAACTTTCTCAAGCCTGTCTTGTGGatgcccaccccacccccgccccaccTTGCATGGATGTTTTGGTCCTTAAATGGttactttttaaatgcagaaaattgGCTCTGCAACTTATGCTATATGAAACTACTCACTTCTGAAGTACAGTTTCCTCTTATCCACCTTGTGCGCTTGTTTCAAatccctccctttcctctccaGATCATCTTTTTCTCCACTGATAGCATCTCCTTTCATTGCATAATACTAGATCAACCCAGAAGGAGGATGATGGACACAGTCTGACATGCTTTTATGTTGGTGAATTTTGATTTATGCACTTGATTAAGAAAGCGTACAGAGACAAACCTAGAACATCTGTCAGACAGAAAATCAGCTGATCGTTATCCATCAGTCCAGTGGCCATAACTCAAATGTAGCtatctaataataataaaagtacACCACCCTTTATACATGTAGCAGTTATCACTaagttttcacttttgttttttctatacTACACTTAAGGTATTACAGGCTGAGAGGAAGAGTGCGTTCAAAAGTTAAGGGCTACCCACTGTGCTAGCACAGGATGTTCTCTAAGTATATTTTAAAGATGAGGGACTACCCCAGCAGGCTTAGACTTGACATTACAAATCAAAACTTAAGTCCATTTAGGTccatataaataaaaacctaaGTCTACCTCCAAACATAATACAGATCGTATTCAAAATAGCTTGCTGCTCTACTTTAGATAAATGGCACTTTGTTCTTTAATGATGTAAgaaatttctttaatttcattctGATGCTCTCTTATAATAGCATTTTCTAAGGCCTACAACCAAGTAAGGATGTAGAGTTTCTTCACTCTTCAACTGTTttctacatttaatttttttaacatatccATCAGGAAATACCTATCTTTTTGGCATCTTCTTGCATCTGTTATGTGTAGTAGTTTTCACGCTTCCTCAGAAAGTAACAGAGTGTGCACAGCATCTATTTTCCCAGTTCCACTCCTCCTTCCACTGCCAACATCTCCTTCAGCTTCACTGAACTCATTTTTCTGTAGCCTTATCCAAGTTAAAGATACTTACACCTTGGCAATGCCTGCATGCAGTAGCTTCTCTCAGCTTCCAAATTACTGTTGTCATTCTTCTCCCATGTCACTGCTCACCACAATAATGGTGTGCAGCTCTAAAAGAATAGTGACAGATTTCCAGAGCAGAAGGTTCTGCAGATCTCTGGCTCCATTTTTTCCATAGCAAAACCCAGGCCACCTAAAAGCAGAAGGGGACTGGGTGGAAAACAGAGTTGAGCAGGAATGTAGACTGCAGAGGATCTACAGCAGGAAGGCAAGTGGACCTCCCAAAAAAGCTCACGCACTAAAATTGGAGACCGAAGGCTTTGACTGGCATCTCAGCTAGTACTCCATCAGTACTCCATGGCACCAGCCTAACTTTGCAGCTCATTTTTGGGCCATGCCATAGCACTAAGGGATTTTTGGGAGTACTAGGTTAACCTTCTCATCTAGGCCTCTGAAATCCCTGCAGGACCACCCACAATGCACAACAGATCACTCAGGTGTGCAAGGGGGAAAGAAATGCTCTGCTGGTGAAAACTGGCTACAAACAGAAGTGAGACTCTATTACTGTATCTATGAGACATTCAAGTTAAGTGTCCTCAGACAAAGCAATGGCAGGTAAACTACCAGTGGGATTTTCTCTGAAGGAGACagttttttaatctttgaatCTTCTTTGGTTGGCAGCATAGCCAGCCCCTTGTCGGGAAATGAATCACAGAGGCTGGTgagaatttatttaaataaatgacaaaggaaaagaacaaacaagTCTCCTGAAACAACTTGTGTTgaagagcaagggaaaaaatgctttaaggTGCTCACTTGTGGCAGGTGCCACAGCCCACATGGTCCACATTAAACATCAGTGCTGTCTCTTCCTCACCCTATCTGTTAGGAAGTAGATAAATCTTCTGATCTTCTACTGTCTTATACAGAGacaaaatactggttttgttctgcttggAAGGACAAACTATTCCTCAGGAAATTTCAAAAGGTTTCTGACATTACTATTGTTGCAACTCTGTGCAGGAGACTGAAAGACCAAACACATCACTCCTTGCCACTCAGGCACTTCTctcaaaaacttttttcttaggTCTTACAAATAGTCTCCGTCTGCACTATCAGAGAAAGCTACACCTCCCAAACAGTTCCTTTTGAATGCCCCTTAGTAGGAACAAACTGGAAAGCATGAAATCTTCTCACAAACACCTGAAAAATACAATAGCCAAGTAGGACTTTTAGAGCCAGACTGATTGATTCTATGTCTTGATGGTCTCCTACTGCAAGATGCATTTCAGCATCTTACTATATTCAGAAAGTACTTCAGTCCTTTCAGTTGTGtttagttgttttttatttacttgtaaGTAATGTGTTCTCCAAGCACCTTTACTCCAAAAGCCTGTAGGTTCCTAAGTTTCTAAGTaaggagaacagaaaacttACTGAATTAAATGCTTCCCACTGCGCAATCGAAATGAAAATCACATCTCCTTGCTAGGCAGTTGCCATGCTTTCAAATCCtcttctgctgtggctgcatCCTGATAGATTTACCTCCTCTTCCCAAAAATCTCAGGATAGGAACTTTCTCATTATATCTGCCCATGTCATCCTTACACTTTATCCTAAGGCATTACTggaccacagaaaaaaaagctaggaACATTCATGCTTTCAAGGAAGACAGTCCAGAGATTATGATGATGACCAACAGTAACCTGGGCACTCGCATAACGATTTTTGTGAGAAAAATTTCTGTTACGTATGTTTTCACATCAATAACATTTGTAACAGACCTGTAAACCTAGTGCTGGGAAGCACACAGAAAGATAAGGAAGCAGTCTTTACCATATCTATATCAAACAAGGAGTCTGGGTTGTTCGGGGCTTAGGACAGGAGACCACACATTTCTTAATACACAGAAGCAATATAGCTAACTATATGAAAGTTAGAAGTGAatcactcaggaaaaaaagtaaatttgttagctttcagatttttcaataCATCAGGAAGTTGAAACAAGAgttccttttattatttcatgttaGAAAGATGATGTGCGTTTCCTGTACCAACAGAGATGGCCTCTCTAGTGCATGTCCTCTGAAAAATTCATGAGTTGTTTTCCCATACAGGGAAACTAAATTTTATCCCATCTCAGTAAATCTACAGTGCAGAAGCATATCTGAGTCCTACACCTTCTGTCTCAGTCCGAATGTTACAGCCCATATAACACATGATATTATTTGGATTATATTTGAAAGTTTGGTATATTGTATAACAGGTTTTCACTTTCGGTTCTTTGCAGTGTACACAGCTGGACAGACATTTAACATATAtgtcttctgtgtttcttctgctcTAGATACGTGACCTGCTCTACACTCTTGCACCAGTGGCAACACCCATACTGATAATGTGCAAAAATGGCTTCCATACATGATTTTCCTAGTCCCAAACTGGTCAGTCTGGGATACCAAGGTTACACCATTCCTCCATTTCCTGCCTCAGTGCTCTCAGAAGCACTGAATGAAGGTCCAAGATCTTGATCATGTTCACACACTCGATCAGTTTGGGGCACAGAATCTGAAAACCTTGACCAAAGCTGTAGTATAGAGACAGGAGCTGACGAATTTTGCCCTTTGGTGGGTCCAATTTCTAGATAAATCTTGGCTATGCTTTCTTGAGGAATGGTTGAAGATGGGGAATTAATTTTAGTAAGTATTAAGGACTATCACAAACCTCGCCAAGCTTCAGCTTCAAATGCCATGTATATCTTAACTTTTGCTGTCTCCTGTATACAATATCTAAAAAGTGTATATGTGCACTTGCATAGATACTCCAGCTGAAAGGACTGTTGTAAACCAGTATGCCACATCAGCAGTACAAGGTATGTATGGCATGAAACCGCTTTCTAGAAAAATGAAACGGGAtggacttttttcttctttagactGGTACTTTGAAAAttgcagctgaattttctgATCACTTCCATAAAGCAAATTTTATACTCATggaaaggacaagagaaaaaaacttatTAGTCATGCTGCTTTTACACTTCTGGAGAATGCACAGATGCCGTGGTGAGGTCCACCCTCTACAAACCTGTACAGGGTAGAACAGCTTTACTGCGTTTGACCCTGAGTACACATAGAGCTCTGATGCACAGAAGAACACATCACAAAGCTAACAGCAGTTCTAAGCAATGGTACTATTTTTCccttgtgaaagaaaataaggaagagaGGACAAGGGGTCATGATACTGACAAATTAATCAGAAGTTGTCTGCAGCAAGTAATAAATGAAGTGACATTAGCTGAAGGAAGTCAATACCATGCAAGTGAGCAAGTCACTTTCCAAATGTCTCTTGAGTGACCAAAAGCAGTAACAGACTTATGCTTTAGCTGACTTCACAGGAAACACAGTTCAACAGGGAAGAACTCTTAACGCGTCAGCTATGCTGGAAACAAATCAAATGCATCCCCTACTGTGGAACAAGAAATGAAGCTCAAAGGTATCAAACCCACCAACTTAATTCTTCCTCTTATATTTTGGCCATTCAGCTTCACAGTTTTCATTTCCTATTGCGAAATGATGGAGAAGTGAAAGGCATGGGGAGTCTGTAACTGCGCTTGTATGTAAAGAGAAGGAGAGATTAAATGACGGTTCATGCGAGATAAATTACATGGCAAGCTAAAGGGAcacaggaagaaaggagagcTTTGGAAGCTTACTGAGGAAGATAAATGAAATCAGTAATAGGGAGTGTCTTTGGAGGGCAAGCGGGAtggaggtggggaggaagagaggctTGGTAAAGTCTGGGGAATGTTTCAGGagaccagctctgctggaggaAGAGCACAGAGATGGGCATGACACAGAACCCATAGATTAGTAGCAAACTAGCTAGGTAGCAGtacaacaggatttttttttttggcttaaaAGTATATGTGTGCAGTTACCCCAATATGCCCACATGTAGGAAACCTGAAGAGCCTGCAAGAGAACTACAAGGACAGTTTACTACACcaaggattaatttttttttttggagggggatAAACTATTTTGTTAATATGACACATGCTGCAACACCTTGTTAACTGAGTACGTAGTATTTGTGATGACTCTTACAGACTGATTGGTTTGGAACCCTCAAAAGAACAAGCAGCTGCAAGACGAGCTTCTGCACAGACGTGCCTCTTTTtcaccctgccagcagcaatcTTCCAGGGGGAACAGTCCCTGTTTATTTCAGATTCAGACCTCCAAAGGGTCCCCTGGAGGCAGAAGTGGGATTGGTGAAAAGGTTATCTTGCCATTATGAAACTCAGAAGACATAagccagagctgctctccatcTAGCCATTGGGTGGCAACAGTCTGGCAGTGACCAGCAATTGCACGTCaacagcagcaggcaccttGCTAAATCCCTAAGCCTTCAAAACATGGAACTATTTCCataaaaagccaggaaaagctCTCAGAAGCACGTTATTGTTTTAGTTATGTAAATGAAAGCTGACTTTtgattttattgtctttttcaTGGCCAGATAACATTCcataattatatatattctgCATTTCTATGACTCTTCCTCCTTTAAAACTATGAGCTGTATTTTTTATGTCCTGGATCAGACCTGGGAAGCATCCTGCCCTATGCGTGGACTTCTTCCCTGATCAGCTTCAGCTGCACTTTACTGATGTGGAAATACTTGTGTTTAGCCAGTTTTGCAGTCACTCCCCTTAGTGCTTCTTGGCCTGAAGAGAAGAGAGGATACTCCGTCTTGTAATGGTATGGTTCATGTCTGataaacattttggaaaagctAAAGTGTAACCAAATCAAAGCACCACTCTCCTTAAGTTGAAGTAAAACTTtcctatttcagtttttcatttctgcattcTGGTT
This window harbors:
- the PKIB gene encoding cAMP-dependent protein kinase inhibitor beta, with product MTDVEPVVTDFAASGRAGRRNALPDILGSPAGAGTSDLPHKLAELSVSEDEGAEGGEVPPSKAFLESQEAEGKSNDS